The Hymenobacter sp. 5317J-9 genome has a window encoding:
- the fbaA gene encoding class II fructose-bisphosphate aldolase: MADQTLTGLRAGVLHGDEVQALFENAKANAYALPAVNVTGTNTVNGVLETAKAVNSPVMIQFSNGGAQFYAGKSLPNDKQQASIAGAISGAHHVHLMAALYDVPVVLHTDHAAKKLLPWIDGLLDAGEKYYQQHGQPLYSSHMLDLSEEPIEENIEICKRYLERMAKIGMTLEIELGVTGGEEDGVDNSDVDSSKLYTQPEEVAYAYEQLSAISPRFTIAAAFGNVHGVYKPGNVKLQPKILHNSQEFLRQKHNIAEAMPISFVFHGGSGSSREEIREAISYGAIKMNLDTDLQWAFWQGIKDNYVKNEGFLQGQIGNPTGADSPNKKYYDPRVWLRKGEETFVARLKEAFEDLNCINRRY, translated from the coding sequence ATGGCTGACCAAACCCTTACCGGCCTGCGGGCCGGCGTGCTGCACGGCGACGAAGTGCAGGCGCTTTTCGAAAACGCCAAGGCCAACGCCTACGCCCTGCCCGCCGTGAACGTGACCGGCACCAACACCGTGAACGGCGTGCTGGAAACCGCCAAGGCGGTGAACTCGCCCGTGATGATTCAGTTCTCGAACGGCGGCGCGCAGTTCTACGCCGGCAAATCCTTGCCCAACGACAAGCAGCAGGCCAGCATCGCCGGCGCCATTTCGGGCGCCCACCACGTGCACCTGATGGCCGCTCTCTACGACGTGCCCGTGGTGCTGCACACCGACCACGCCGCCAAAAAGCTCCTGCCCTGGATTGACGGCTTGCTCGACGCCGGCGAGAAGTACTACCAGCAGCACGGCCAGCCGCTCTACAGCTCGCACATGCTGGATTTGTCGGAAGAGCCGATTGAGGAAAACATCGAAATCTGCAAGCGCTATCTGGAGCGCATGGCCAAAATCGGCATGACGCTGGAGATTGAGCTCGGCGTGACCGGTGGCGAGGAAGACGGCGTGGACAACTCCGACGTGGACTCCTCGAAGCTCTACACCCAGCCCGAAGAAGTGGCCTACGCCTACGAGCAGCTGAGCGCCATCAGCCCGCGCTTCACCATCGCGGCGGCCTTCGGCAACGTGCACGGCGTGTACAAGCCCGGCAACGTGAAGCTGCAACCCAAGATTCTGCACAACTCGCAGGAGTTCCTGCGCCAGAAGCACAACATCGCGGAGGCCATGCCCATCAGCTTCGTGTTCCACGGCGGTTCGGGCTCGAGCCGCGAGGAAATCCGCGAGGCCATCAGCTACGGCGCCATCAAGATGAACCTCGACACCGACCTGCAGTGGGCCTTCTGGCAGGGCATTAAGGACAACTACGTGAAAAACGAAGGCTTCCTGCAGGGCCAAATCGGCAACCCGACCGGCGCCGACTCGCCCAACAAGAAGTACTACGACCCGCGCGTGTGGCTGCGCAAAGGCGAAGAAACCTTCGTAGCGCGCCTGAAAGAGGCCTTTGAGGACCTGAACTGCATCAACCGCCGCTACTAG
- a CDS encoding T9SS type A sorting domain-containing protein — translation MTDFPHDTYFDTATMSSGCAVSPEPAISEAERLALRSSERETGGQFILEQNYPNPFVGETTVPFTLATAADVRLDLFDLLGRKVAGVVRKGRSAGTQSIKLNLEGLGLAPGDYEYQLEVTNRHGVYRLRKLMTAE, via the coding sequence ATGACCGATTTCCCCCACGATACATATTTCGACACGGCCACGATGAGCAGCGGCTGCGCGGTTTCGCCCGAGCCTGCCATTAGCGAAGCCGAGCGGCTGGCCCTGCGCAGCTCCGAGCGCGAAACCGGCGGCCAGTTCATCCTCGAGCAGAATTACCCCAACCCGTTTGTGGGCGAAACCACCGTGCCCTTCACCTTGGCCACGGCCGCCGATGTGCGCCTCGACCTCTTCGACCTGCTGGGCCGCAAGGTGGCCGGCGTGGTGCGCAAGGGCCGCAGCGCGGGCACCCAAAGCATCAAATTGAACCTGGAAGGCCTGGGCCTGGCCCCCGGCGACTACGAATACCAGCTGGAAGTCACGAACCGCCACGGCGTGTATCGCCTGCGCAAGCTGATGACCGCCGAATGA
- a CDS encoding tetratricopeptide repeat protein has product MDLVKLTFSAAALACVAPAAARAQDQSAAFASSYAAEAKADYAEAIAPIKALYTGTYEQNLRLGWLYFLAKNYTAAAAHYQKAVEQRPYALEPKFGLIKPLNALGQVEKMLGLYTDILKVDPQNTQANYWTGVIYLNRKAYGQAARYFERVVNLYPFDYDSNISLAWAYLNLGKKAEARALYIKALLIRPGDAAATAGLKRL; this is encoded by the coding sequence ATGGACCTGGTAAAGCTGACTTTTTCCGCCGCTGCGCTGGCGTGCGTGGCCCCGGCCGCGGCCCGCGCCCAGGACCAGTCGGCCGCCTTTGCCAGCAGCTATGCCGCCGAAGCCAAGGCCGACTACGCCGAAGCCATTGCGCCCATCAAGGCCCTCTACACGGGCACCTACGAGCAGAACCTGCGCCTGGGCTGGCTGTATTTTCTGGCCAAAAACTACACCGCCGCGGCCGCCCACTACCAGAAGGCCGTGGAGCAGCGTCCCTACGCCCTCGAACCCAAGTTCGGCCTCATCAAGCCCCTGAACGCGCTGGGGCAAGTGGAAAAGATGCTGGGCCTCTACACCGACATTCTGAAAGTAGACCCCCAAAACACCCAAGCCAACTACTGGACGGGCGTCATCTACCTCAACCGCAAGGCCTACGGGCAGGCCGCCCGCTATTTCGAGCGCGTGGTGAACCTCTACCCCTTCGACTACGACTCCAACATCTCGCTGGCCTGGGCCTACCTCAACCTTGGCAAGAAAGCCGAGGCTCGTGCCCTCTACATCAAGGCTCTGCTAATTCGGCCCGGCGACGCGGCCGCCACGGCCGGCCTGAAGCGGCTGTAG
- a CDS encoding tetratricopeptide repeat protein: MRQPFYFVDFGCARPAGIAGQRAGWWRGVLLAWLLLVLPRLLPAQQLAQPLDFQPTDSLTQTLATQYRWAELDSVGRAALRAGTDYPTLRRHLGQAALAREQPAQALRHYGRALRENPLDTAARYGLALAYLDFNQSGPAALLAGHLPDSLRRPLHLMPFQAVTQVEVEAGGQHGNSTHRGDAGFFRLDVSSRLGSRIGLNQNVSYFGQTVELPDRRRPGGNFYPLRQVQYHALLAGQLAPRWRVLLGYNHLNSDLGLLANRADNLGYASVAYARPYWTAQVGVYAGTLTDTARVQTDLRLAVYPLGNLRLYAYGRASVLRSNGRSYPHGVLGVGGRLQRHVWLEAYAGLGLTPVLAELDGTYVYNLLDPVNERGGANLLILLSRPLSLRLSYGAEHRRDSVDGRYYSLNSLSTALTWTW; this comes from the coding sequence ATGAGACAGCCTTTCTATTTTGTGGATTTCGGCTGCGCGAGGCCCGCAGGCATTGCCGGGCAGCGAGCGGGCTGGTGGCGCGGCGTGCTGCTCGCGTGGCTGCTGCTGGTGCTGCCCCGGCTGCTGCCGGCCCAACAGCTGGCCCAGCCGCTCGACTTTCAACCCACCGACAGCCTCACCCAAACCCTGGCCACGCAGTACCGCTGGGCCGAGCTCGACTCGGTGGGCCGCGCCGCGCTACGGGCCGGCACCGACTACCCCACCCTGCGCCGACACCTGGGCCAGGCCGCGCTGGCCCGCGAGCAGCCGGCGCAGGCCCTTCGCCACTACGGCCGCGCCTTGCGCGAAAACCCGCTCGACACCGCCGCCCGCTACGGCCTGGCGCTGGCCTACCTCGACTTCAACCAGTCTGGCCCGGCCGCGCTGCTGGCCGGGCACTTGCCCGACTCGCTGCGCCGCCCCCTGCACCTGATGCCTTTCCAGGCCGTGACGCAGGTGGAAGTGGAGGCCGGCGGCCAACACGGCAACTCGACTCACCGGGGCGACGCCGGCTTCTTCCGGCTCGACGTTAGCAGCCGGCTGGGTTCCCGCATCGGCCTGAACCAGAACGTCAGCTACTTCGGCCAGACCGTGGAGCTGCCCGACCGCCGGCGGCCCGGCGGCAACTTCTATCCGCTGCGCCAGGTGCAGTACCACGCCCTGCTGGCCGGGCAGCTGGCCCCGCGCTGGCGGGTGCTGCTGGGCTACAACCACCTCAACAGCGACCTGGGCCTGCTCGCGAACCGCGCCGACAACCTGGGCTATGCATCGGTGGCCTATGCGCGGCCCTACTGGACGGCCCAGGTGGGCGTGTACGCCGGCACCCTCACCGATACGGCCCGCGTGCAAACTGACCTGCGCTTGGCCGTGTACCCGCTCGGCAACCTGCGCCTCTACGCCTACGGGCGGGCCAGCGTGCTGCGCTCCAACGGCCGCAGCTACCCGCACGGGGTGCTGGGCGTGGGCGGCCGGCTGCAGCGCCACGTGTGGCTGGAGGCCTACGCGGGCCTGGGCCTGACGCCCGTGCTGGCCGAGCTCGACGGCACCTACGTGTACAACCTGCTCGACCCCGTGAACGAACGCGGCGGCGCCAACTTGCTTATTTTGCTGAGCCGCCCGCTGTCGCTGCGCCTGAGCTACGGCGCCGAACACCGGCGCGACAGCGTCGACGGCCGCTACTATTCCCTGAACTCCCTAAGCACCGCCCTCACATGGACCTGGTAA
- a CDS encoding urea transporter: MTTIATISFLRAVLHSYSMLFFSQHRGFAAVLLLVTFSHPAAGVAGLAGAALAVAGARLGGFNREWTDVGAYSFNSLLTGLALASFYQPGWALAGLVVVGAALALLLSVALGGWLGGRGLPFLSLPFLLTVWLLMPGSSPLLHLAPAEGSVYWLNDVYAVGGPRLVGLAQWVADWPWPPLLATYLRALGAVLFQDSALAGLLVAGGLLWHSRIAFSLSGLAFLVAVGLGQLVGPAAGGLNEYNLGANYMVAAIAVGSVFVIPSAASYGWALGSVPVTVVLLAGLTALLDKLGLPTLSLPYCATALLFLYVLLLRERPGAGLVLTPVQRYSPERNLYAFATDRVRLAHQGAVALTLPFLGAWRCTQGYASGGPTHLGDWGAALDFAIFDADGRSYHGAGLSLSDFYAYNKPVLAPADGVVEEVVQHIEDNAIGEVNTAQNWGNTVVLRHAPGLYTQLSHLRAHSVPVKVGDHVRRGDIIGTCGNSGRSPEPHLHFQVQATPYVGSRTLAYPLAYYVAEPAGESLAPAAATAPRLAEMRREAVGTRKEREESLPSLLAPATAAPRASFAPRMQPQLHHFAVPVAGETVRPPAFNKLLSQALRFPPGYALDVRNADAPELPPQRWEVFTDAYNLPYLRCQTTGAVAYFAGDESVFYFTAFYGSEASWLYLFYQAAYRVPLAIVHDKIVHDTFPLTVVRHAALTWAQDLLAPFYRFLRPRFGVEWVGETTGRRVLLRSRVTVSYFGRERTEQTAELVFREGALASIRIKRNVLELFLTCSVAGT; the protein is encoded by the coding sequence ATGACAACGATTGCCACTATCTCCTTCCTTCGCGCCGTGCTGCACAGCTACTCCATGCTGTTTTTCTCGCAGCACCGTGGGTTTGCGGCGGTGCTGCTGCTGGTCACGTTCAGCCACCCGGCGGCGGGCGTGGCGGGGCTGGCGGGCGCGGCGCTGGCGGTGGCCGGGGCCCGACTGGGCGGCTTCAATCGAGAATGGACCGATGTGGGCGCCTACAGCTTCAACTCCCTGCTGACCGGGCTGGCGCTGGCTTCCTTTTACCAGCCGGGCTGGGCGCTGGCGGGGCTGGTGGTGGTGGGCGCCGCCCTGGCCCTGCTGCTGAGCGTGGCCCTGGGCGGCTGGCTGGGCGGGCGCGGGCTGCCGTTCCTGTCGCTGCCTTTTCTGCTCACGGTGTGGCTGCTGATGCCGGGCAGCAGCCCCCTACTGCACTTGGCGCCCGCCGAGGGCAGCGTGTACTGGCTCAACGACGTGTACGCGGTGGGCGGGCCGCGCCTGGTGGGCCTGGCCCAGTGGGTGGCCGACTGGCCCTGGCCGCCGTTGCTGGCTACTTACCTGCGGGCGCTGGGCGCGGTGCTGTTTCAGGACAGTGCTCTGGCCGGGCTGCTGGTGGCGGGCGGGCTGCTGTGGCACTCGCGCATTGCGTTTTCGCTGTCGGGGCTGGCGTTTTTGGTGGCGGTTGGGCTGGGCCAGCTGGTGGGCCCGGCGGCGGGCGGGCTCAATGAGTATAACCTGGGCGCCAACTACATGGTGGCGGCCATTGCGGTGGGCAGCGTGTTTGTCATCCCTTCGGCGGCGAGCTACGGCTGGGCCTTGGGCAGCGTGCCCGTAACGGTGGTGCTGCTGGCCGGCCTCACGGCCCTGCTCGACAAGCTGGGGTTGCCCACGCTCTCGCTGCCCTACTGCGCCACGGCGCTGCTGTTTTTGTACGTGCTGCTGCTGCGCGAGCGGCCCGGCGCGGGGCTGGTGCTCACACCCGTGCAGCGCTACTCACCCGAGCGCAACCTCTACGCCTTCGCCACCGACCGCGTGCGCCTGGCCCATCAGGGCGCGGTGGCGCTCACCTTGCCCTTTCTGGGTGCGTGGCGCTGCACGCAGGGCTATGCCAGCGGTGGCCCCACCCACCTCGGCGACTGGGGCGCTGCGCTGGATTTTGCCATTTTTGACGCCGACGGCCGCTCCTACCACGGCGCCGGCCTCTCGCTGTCCGATTTCTACGCCTACAACAAGCCCGTACTGGCCCCGGCCGACGGCGTGGTGGAGGAAGTCGTGCAGCACATCGAAGACAACGCTATTGGCGAAGTGAACACGGCCCAGAACTGGGGCAACACCGTGGTGCTGCGTCACGCGCCGGGCCTCTACACCCAGCTTTCGCACCTGCGCGCCCACTCCGTGCCCGTGAAAGTGGGCGACCACGTGCGCCGCGGCGACATCATTGGCACCTGCGGCAACTCGGGCCGCTCGCCCGAGCCGCACCTGCACTTCCAGGTGCAGGCCACGCCGTACGTGGGCTCGCGCACGCTGGCCTATCCGCTGGCGTACTACGTGGCCGAGCCGGCGGGCGAAAGCCTGGCGCCAGCAGCTGCCACGGCGCCACGGCTGGCAGAAATGCGGCGGGAAGCTGTTGGTACCCGGAAAGAAAGAGAGGAAAGTTTGCCGTCCTTACTGGCCCCGGCCACCGCGGCGCCAAGGGCATCTTTTGCGCCGCGGATGCAGCCGCAACTGCACCACTTTGCGGTGCCGGTGGCGGGCGAAACCGTGCGCCCGCCCGCGTTCAACAAGCTGCTCAGCCAGGCCCTGCGCTTCCCGCCCGGCTACGCCCTCGACGTGCGCAACGCCGATGCGCCCGAGCTGCCACCCCAGCGCTGGGAGGTGTTTACCGATGCCTACAACCTGCCCTACCTGCGCTGCCAGACCACGGGGGCGGTGGCCTACTTTGCGGGCGATGAATCGGTGTTTTATTTCACCGCTTTCTACGGGTCGGAGGCCTCGTGGCTGTACCTGTTTTACCAGGCCGCCTACCGCGTGCCGCTGGCCATCGTGCACGACAAAATCGTGCACGACACCTTCCCGCTTACGGTGGTGCGCCACGCGGCGCTGACCTGGGCGCAGGACCTGCTGGCGCCTTTCTACCGGTTTTTGCGGCCGCGCTTTGGAGTGGAGTGGGTGGGCGAAACGACTGGCCGGCGAGTGTTGCTGCGCAGCCGCGTCACAGTGAGCTATTTTGGCCGCGAACGCACGGAGCAAACGGCCGAGTTGGTCTTCCGGGAAGGCGCCCTGGCCAGCATCCGCATAAAGCGAAACGTGTTGGAACTGTTCCTCACCTGTTCAGTAGCCGGCACATGA
- a CDS encoding ATP-grasp domain-containing protein, producing the protein MPLSAARPRLTVAVTGLNATDSPGPGVAVIRALRETLDFDLRIIGLSYEALEPGIYLREMVDRTYQLPYPSAGTTALLERLSYIRQQEEVAVLIPNFDAELYNFIKLAPQLRALGIQTFLPTLAQLEARDKLNLPAFGAAHGLHVPASRPLHHAAELAAAAETLGWPLVLKGRYYDAAVVHSLAQAEQAFLRLSGLWGVPLIAQQFVAGQEINIAGLGDGHGRALSVVPMRKLTITDKGKAWAGITLEDEALIALARRFAEVTKWRGGFELEIMRTASGELFIMEINPRFPAWIYLTAAAGQNQPAALLRLALGLPVTMMEEYAVGKMFVRYAWDLITDHTEFQQVAALGEL; encoded by the coding sequence GTGCCTCTTTCCGCTGCCCGCCCCCGGCTCACCGTGGCCGTGACCGGCCTCAACGCCACCGACAGCCCCGGCCCGGGCGTGGCCGTTATCCGCGCCCTGCGCGAAACGTTGGACTTTGACCTGCGCATCATCGGGCTGAGCTACGAGGCGCTGGAGCCGGGCATCTACCTGCGCGAAATGGTGGACCGCACCTACCAGCTGCCCTACCCTTCGGCCGGCACCACGGCACTGCTGGAGCGACTGAGCTACATTCGGCAACAGGAAGAAGTGGCGGTACTCATTCCAAATTTCGACGCCGAGCTGTACAACTTTATCAAGCTGGCGCCGCAGCTGCGGGCGCTGGGCATTCAGACCTTTTTGCCCACGCTGGCGCAGCTCGAAGCCCGCGACAAGCTGAACCTGCCGGCTTTTGGGGCGGCCCACGGGCTGCACGTGCCGGCCAGCCGCCCGCTCCACCACGCCGCCGAGCTGGCCGCCGCCGCCGAAACCCTGGGCTGGCCGCTGGTGCTGAAAGGCCGCTACTACGACGCCGCCGTGGTGCACTCGCTGGCCCAGGCCGAGCAGGCGTTCTTGCGGCTGAGCGGGCTTTGGGGCGTGCCACTTATCGCCCAGCAGTTTGTGGCGGGCCAGGAAATCAACATCGCCGGGCTGGGCGACGGCCACGGCCGCGCCCTGAGCGTGGTGCCCATGCGCAAGCTCACCATCACCGACAAGGGCAAGGCCTGGGCCGGCATCACCCTCGAAGACGAGGCCCTCATAGCCCTGGCCCGCCGCTTTGCCGAAGTGACGAAGTGGCGCGGGGGCTTCGAGTTGGAAATTATGCGCACGGCCAGCGGCGAACTGTTCATCATGGAAATTAACCCCCGTTTTCCGGCCTGGATTTACCTCACGGCCGCCGCAGGTCAGAACCAGCCCGCCGCTCTGCTCCGCCTGGCCCTGGGCCTGCCCGTGACCATGATGGAGGAGTACGCCGTGGGCAAGATGTTCGTGCGCTACGCCTGGGACCTGATTACCGACCACACCGAGTTCCAGCAAGTAGCAGCGCTGGGCGAACTTTGA
- a CDS encoding PqqD family protein, translating to MKLKKNIATSESGFIFNPATGDSFAANPLAADILARAKEGLAPAAIKATILERYDVAPGQLEKDWDDLLAQLREFNLLD from the coding sequence ATGAAGCTTAAAAAGAACATTGCCACCAGCGAATCCGGCTTCATTTTCAATCCCGCCACCGGCGACTCGTTCGCGGCCAACCCGCTGGCAGCCGATATTCTGGCCCGCGCCAAGGAAGGGCTGGCGCCCGCCGCCATCAAGGCCACCATTTTGGAGCGCTACGACGTGGCCCCCGGCCAGCTCGAAAAAGACTGGGACGACCTGCTGGCCCAGCTGCGCGAATTCAACCTGCTAGACTAA
- a CDS encoding gliding motility-associated C-terminal domain-containing protein — protein MKSTRTAWGNFRGWWLALLALLAPLAASATHIVGGELDLQYKSGSTYALTLNLYFDAINGSAGALDDNLTASIFNKTTNQRLADVVLPRVSNTFVNYTNPACTVGSLSTRKLVYTTDITLSASVFNNPGGYYVAVERCCRNVTITNIVAPGNAAQTFYLEFPAVVRNGAAFIDSTPRIFPPLGDYACRNELFYYDFGGQDPDGDSLAYDMVTPLNGHATFANPLLPQAGAAPYSPITWNAGLNVNNQIPGSPALGIDARTGRLTVRPRDLGLYVFGVRCSEYRRGVKIGETRRDFQLYVLNCPTNVAPTLQVRAPGSPTAYRPGRDTLRLQPGGNRCLTIRYTDPDPSSVLSMSSRAVNFTTTGPIFSTTTTGMVHAAGQPDTLVTTLCFPDCIDTKGKVYLVDVIVADNGCSLPKHDTIRIAFTAASLPNHAPVLSTTFPPAPLPVSDDAPAVVRLTLGERYTATLTGTDADQNFLTLSATGSGFDLADADMKFIAQNGQGRASATFSWEPTCAAVAQAKTNNSLLVRFRLAEAGPCEPLPQERLIRFVVAPKGDSLAFRPPNVITPNGDGQNDFFMMPSLPVDFCDRKFASIKIFSRWGQAVFSSAERGFKWNGAGAGGMYYYLVTYTDGQKYKGWVEVIP, from the coding sequence ATGAAATCTACACGGACGGCTTGGGGCAACTTTCGGGGGTGGTGGCTGGCCTTGCTGGCTCTGCTGGCGCCGCTGGCGGCTTCGGCCACGCACATCGTGGGCGGCGAGCTGGATTTGCAGTACAAGTCCGGCAGCACGTATGCTCTCACCCTCAATCTGTATTTCGACGCCATCAATGGCAGCGCGGGCGCGTTGGACGACAATCTCACGGCCAGTATTTTTAATAAAACCACCAACCAGCGCCTTGCCGACGTGGTGTTGCCCCGCGTGAGCAACACGTTTGTGAACTACACCAACCCGGCCTGCACCGTGGGCTCGCTAAGCACCCGCAAACTGGTGTACACCACCGACATTACGCTGAGCGCAAGCGTTTTCAACAATCCTGGCGGCTACTACGTGGCCGTGGAGCGCTGCTGCCGCAACGTGACCATCACCAACATTGTGGCGCCTGGCAACGCGGCCCAAACCTTCTACCTCGAATTTCCGGCCGTGGTGCGCAACGGCGCGGCTTTTATTGACTCCACGCCCCGCATCTTTCCGCCGCTGGGCGACTATGCCTGCCGCAACGAACTGTTTTACTACGACTTTGGCGGGCAGGACCCCGACGGCGACTCGCTGGCCTACGACATGGTGACGCCCCTCAACGGCCACGCCACCTTTGCCAACCCGCTGCTGCCGCAGGCCGGCGCGGCACCCTACTCCCCCATCACCTGGAACGCGGGCCTGAACGTGAACAACCAGATTCCGGGCAGCCCCGCCCTGGGCATTGATGCGCGCACGGGCCGCCTTACGGTGCGGCCCCGCGACCTGGGCCTGTACGTGTTTGGGGTGCGCTGCTCGGAGTACCGGCGCGGCGTGAAAATTGGCGAGACGCGGCGCGATTTCCAGCTTTATGTGCTGAACTGCCCCACCAACGTGGCCCCGACCCTGCAGGTGCGGGCGCCGGGCAGCCCCACCGCCTACCGCCCCGGCCGCGACACCCTGCGCCTGCAGCCGGGCGGCAACCGCTGCCTCACCATTCGCTACACCGACCCCGACCCCAGCTCGGTGCTGAGCATGAGCAGCCGGGCGGTGAATTTCACCACCACGGGGCCCATTTTCAGCACCACCACCACCGGCATGGTACACGCAGCGGGCCAGCCCGATACGCTGGTCACCACGCTCTGCTTTCCGGATTGCATCGATACCAAGGGCAAAGTGTACTTGGTGGACGTCATTGTGGCCGACAACGGCTGCAGCCTGCCCAAACACGACACCATCCGCATTGCCTTCACGGCGGCCTCGCTGCCCAACCACGCGCCGGTGCTCAGCACCACGTTTCCGCCTGCTCCATTGCCCGTGTCCGACGACGCGCCCGCCGTGGTGCGCCTCACGCTGGGCGAGCGCTACACCGCCACCCTCACTGGCACCGACGCCGACCAGAATTTTCTCACGCTCAGCGCCACCGGCTCAGGTTTCGACCTCGCCGATGCCGACATGAAATTCATCGCCCAGAACGGACAGGGCCGGGCCAGCGCCACCTTCAGCTGGGAGCCCACCTGCGCCGCCGTGGCCCAGGCCAAAACGAACAATAGCCTGCTGGTGCGCTTCCGGCTGGCCGAAGCTGGCCCCTGCGAGCCGCTGCCGCAGGAGCGCCTCATCCGCTTCGTGGTGGCGCCGAAGGGCGATTCGCTCGCCTTCCGCCCGCCCAACGTCATCACGCCGAACGGCGACGGCCAGAACGACTTTTTCATGATGCCCAGCCTGCCCGTGGATTTCTGCGACCGTAAGTTTGCCAGCATCAAAATCTTCTCGCGCTGGGGCCAGGCGGTATTTTCGTCGGCGGAGCGCGGCTTCAAATGGAATGGCGCGGGTGCGGGCGGCATGTATTATTACCTCGTGACGTACACCGACGGCCAGAAGTACAAGGGCTGGGTGGAGGTGATACCGTAA
- a CDS encoding cytochrome-c peroxidase, whose product MAASLLPRVASMLAAATLLLAVACHKESENATPSNDDLSVLGALPLSAPAPADNPGTPAKIALGRALFWDPVLSGGKDVSCASCHHPANGYADAIDLAIGVNGQGLGTARRFRQPNTIPFTKRNTPTVLNTAFNGLANNGTYDPTRAAMFWDSRAQSLEAQSVQPIAALEEMRGTACSESAALDTAVARLRRIPAYTTMFGAAFAEPVPVTATNIGKALASFERTLLATDAPFDKYLRGDKTALSAQQVQGLNAFISSGCAKCHSGPMLSDYQLHVLGVPDNPKNAASDAGANNSYAFRTASLRNVALTAPYMHSGALPNLGAVLAFYAPPPGAPPTANPRVAPGQRDPLFPTRVNDPQAIIAFLQSLTASSFDRSVPATVPSGLAVGGNIQ is encoded by the coding sequence ATGGCCGCATCACTACTTCCCCGGGTTGCCTCCATGCTGGCAGCGGCCACACTGCTGCTGGCCGTGGCCTGCCATAAAGAATCGGAAAACGCCACGCCTTCCAACGACGACCTGAGCGTGCTGGGCGCCCTGCCCCTCTCGGCCCCGGCGCCGGCCGACAACCCCGGCACGCCGGCCAAAATCGCGCTGGGCCGCGCCCTTTTCTGGGACCCGGTGCTCTCGGGTGGTAAGGACGTGAGCTGCGCCAGCTGCCACCACCCCGCCAACGGCTACGCCGACGCCATCGACCTGGCCATTGGCGTGAACGGGCAGGGCCTGGGCACGGCCCGCCGGTTCCGCCAGCCCAACACCATTCCGTTCACCAAGCGCAACACGCCCACGGTCCTCAACACGGCCTTCAACGGTCTCGCCAACAACGGTACTTACGACCCCACGCGGGCGGCCATGTTCTGGGACAGCCGGGCGCAGTCGCTCGAAGCGCAGTCGGTGCAGCCCATTGCGGCGCTGGAAGAAATGCGCGGCACCGCCTGCAGCGAAAGCGCGGCCCTCGACACGGCCGTGGCCCGGCTGCGGCGCATTCCGGCGTACACTACGATGTTCGGCGCCGCCTTTGCCGAGCCCGTGCCCGTCACGGCCACCAACATCGGCAAAGCTCTGGCCAGCTTCGAGCGCACCCTGCTGGCGACCGATGCGCCCTTCGACAAGTACCTGCGCGGCGACAAAACCGCCCTCAGCGCCCAGCAGGTGCAGGGCCTGAACGCCTTCATCAGCAGCGGCTGCGCCAAGTGCCACAGCGGCCCCATGCTGTCGGACTACCAGCTGCACGTGCTGGGCGTGCCCGACAACCCCAAAAACGCTGCCTCCGACGCCGGCGCCAACAACTCCTACGCCTTCCGCACGGCCAGCCTGCGCAACGTGGCCCTCACGGCGCCCTACATGCACAGCGGTGCCCTGCCCAACCTAGGCGCGGTGCTGGCCTTTTACGCGCCGCCGCCCGGCGCCCCGCCCACCGCCAACCCCCGCGTGGCGCCCGGCCAACGCGACCCGCTGTTTCCCACCCGCGTGAACGACCCGCAGGCCATCATCGCCTTCCTGCAGTCGCTCACGGCCTCCAGCTTCGACCGCAGCGTGCCCGCCACCGTGCCCAGCGGCCTGGCCGTGGGCGGCAACATTCAGTAG